From Pseudomonas sp. stari2, a single genomic window includes:
- a CDS encoding DUF4376 domain-containing protein has translation MSIYVRIYGDQVFEQVETDGDIATMYHPSLTWVCVDGIDPPPQIHWQARKIKGGWRFTPPKLPDVTPEQLAEQVAAERFMREASGIVVEGLTIETSRDSQALIAGTGLAAIRNPDYRCNFKTATGFVEIGAEQIINIADAVRSHVQACFDRELELLRVIEAGEYRDEMLVQGWPDSSPPLDAAEPK, from the coding sequence ATGAGTATCTATGTACGGATCTACGGGGATCAGGTGTTCGAACAGGTTGAAACGGACGGGGATATTGCGACGATGTATCACCCGTCGCTGACGTGGGTATGTGTTGATGGCATTGATCCGCCCCCTCAGATTCATTGGCAGGCCCGAAAGATCAAGGGCGGTTGGCGATTCACGCCACCCAAGCTACCTGACGTGACACCGGAGCAGCTCGCGGAACAAGTGGCGGCCGAACGGTTTATGCGGGAGGCCAGCGGCATCGTGGTCGAAGGCCTGACCATTGAGACCTCCCGTGACAGCCAGGCGTTGATCGCCGGCACGGGTCTGGCAGCCATTCGTAACCCGGACTATCGCTGCAATTTCAAGACTGCCACCGGATTTGTCGAGATCGGTGCCGAGCAGATCATCAACATCGCCGACGCCGTCCGCTCGCATGTGCAGGCGTGCTTTGACCGCGAGCTTGAACTCTTGCGGGTCATTGAGGCAGGCGAATATCGCGACGAAATGTTGGTCCAGGGCTGGCCAGATTCCTCACCTCCACTCGACGCAGCTGAACCGAAATAG
- a CDS encoding phage tail sheath subtilisin-like domain-containing protein — protein MSFFHGVTTTSVDTGARTISLPSSSIIGLCDTFTPGLLGGGTAKAGELKLITTEREAIAAFGAESAITKACKAIYAKAKAVIVAIGVPKMDDPALQISAIIGGVLASGQRTGLQALLDGKSLFNAQPRLLIAPGHSATQAVATAIDGLAQKLRAIGIIDGPCTTDEAAMAYAKNFGSRNLYMVDPGVQFWDTEESKTVDAPGSAWTAGLFAWTDATYGFWASPSNKELTGITGTTRAVEYLDGDETCRANLLNNANITTIIRDDGYRLWGNRTLSSDPKWAFVTRVRTLFMIMDAVQAGHKWAVDRSITKTYVKDVTDGLEAFMRDLKNQGAVINFEVFADEELNTASQIEQGKVYWRIRFTDVPPAENPNFLFEVTNQWMTEVLEAA, from the coding sequence ATGAGTTTCTTTCACGGCGTCACGACCACCTCGGTCGACACCGGCGCACGCACTATCTCGTTGCCGTCCTCATCGATCATCGGGCTGTGCGACACCTTCACCCCTGGACTGCTCGGTGGCGGTACGGCCAAGGCCGGCGAGCTGAAACTGATCACCACCGAGCGCGAAGCCATCGCGGCATTCGGTGCCGAGTCAGCGATTACCAAAGCCTGCAAGGCAATCTACGCCAAGGCCAAGGCGGTGATTGTGGCCATCGGCGTGCCGAAGATGGACGACCCGGCGCTGCAGATTTCGGCGATTATCGGGGGTGTCCTGGCCTCGGGGCAGCGCACCGGCCTGCAGGCGCTGCTCGATGGCAAAAGCCTGTTCAATGCCCAGCCGCGATTGCTGATCGCACCAGGTCATTCGGCTACCCAGGCGGTGGCCACGGCCATCGACGGTCTGGCGCAGAAGCTGCGTGCTATCGGCATCATTGACGGGCCGTGCACCACCGATGAGGCCGCGATGGCCTACGCCAAGAATTTTGGCAGTCGCAACCTGTACATGGTCGACCCGGGCGTGCAGTTCTGGGATACCGAAGAAAGCAAGACGGTCGATGCACCTGGCTCCGCATGGACGGCGGGCCTGTTCGCCTGGACCGATGCCACTTACGGTTTTTGGGCATCCCCCTCGAACAAAGAACTTACCGGCATCACCGGTACCACCCGCGCCGTCGAGTACCTGGACGGCGACGAAACCTGCCGGGCCAACCTGCTCAACAACGCGAACATCACCACGATCATCCGCGACGACGGCTACCGCCTGTGGGGCAACCGCACCCTGTCGAGCGATCCGAAATGGGCGTTCGTTACCCGCGTGCGCACGCTGTTCATGATCATGGATGCAGTGCAGGCCGGGCATAAATGGGCCGTTGACCGCTCGATCACCAAGACCTACGTCAAGGACGTCACTGACGGCCTGGAGGCATTCATGCGCGACCTGAAAAATCAGGGCGCGGTGATCAACTTTGAGGTGTTCGCCGATGAAGAACTGAACACGGCCAGCCAGATCGAGCAGGGCAAGGTGTACTGGCGGATCCG